The segment TCTTCACCACCTGATGCACGGTGGTTTGTTAGCTGCTTCGCTTTGCAGACGTTGAGTTCGAGATCTTGTGGGCGATTGTGCTCACCCAGAATCATGCCTTTGTAGACTTTCGTTCCAGGCTTGATAAAGAAGACTCCACGATCTTCAGCGTTCTGCATGGCATAGAATGTCGCGGTTCCTTCTTCAAATGAGATCAGCACCCCATTCCGACGGGCTTCAATGTCCCCACTCATCTTGCGATATTCCAAGAAGCTGTGGTTCATGATGCCTTCCCCACGAGTCAGACGCATGAATTCACCCCGGAATCCAATCAAACCGCGAGCTGGAATCACAAATTCCAAATTCGTGCGTCCATTGGTTCCAACCTGCATATCTTGCATTTCGCCTTTGCGCTGTCCGAGACGTTCGATACAGCCTCCGACTGCTTCTTCGGGAACATCTAAGACTAGAGTTTCAAAGGGTTCGCAAGGTTGCCCGTTTACTTCACGGAAAATCACTTGTGGCTGAGAGACTTGGAACTCGTAACCTTCCCGACGCATTGTTTCGATTAAGATCCCAAGGTGCAGTTCACCCCGTCCAGACACGGCTAATTTGTCTGGTGAATCGGTTTCTTCAATTCGCAACGCCACATTTGTTTCGAGTTCGCGGAACAGTCGATCGCGGAGTTGCCGTGAGGTTACAAACGTCCCTTCTTGCCCAGCAAACGGCGAATCGTTCACAGAGAATGTCATTTGCAATGTCGGCTCATCGACTTTAATCAGAGGCAATGCTTGAGGATCATTCGGATCAGTAATTGTTTCACCGATGTTTGCACCTGCAAACCCTGCCACTGCAACTAAGTTTCCAGCCGTTGCTTCACTAATTTCAATCCGCTTTAGACCTTCAAAGCCCATTAGCTTCGAGATTTTAGATTTGACGACTTCTCCAGTTTCGGTAACGATCGCAGCTTGCTGCCCAACCCTAATCGTGCCGTTGTGAATTTTCCCGATCACAATCCGACCGAGATAATCTGAATAATCTAGTGTTGTCACTTGCAATTGAAGGGGTTTTGACGCATCGCCAACTGGCGGCGGAACGTGACGCAAAATTGCATCAAAGAGCGGCTGCATATCATCTGATTCTTCTTCCAGCGTGTTCTTCGCAAACGCGGAAAGACCAGAACCAAAGAGATAAGGGAATTCGCACTGGTCATCGTCTGCACCCAGTTCAATGAACAGATCCAGAACTTTATCAACGGCAATCATTGGATTGGCACGAGGACGATCGATTTTATTCACAAATACGATCGGGCGCAGTCCTTTCTCTAATGCCTTCTTCAACACAAAGCGAGTTTGAGGCATTGGACCTTCGTTTGCGTCCACAATGAGTAGACAGCCATCTACCATGCCTAAAACTCGCTCAACTTCACCACCGAAGTCGGCGTGTCCAGGTGTATCGACAATATTAATTAGAGTATCTTTGTATCGAACAGCGGTATTTTTAGACAAAATCGTGATGCCGCGTTCGCGCTCTAGATCGTTCGAGTCCATTACGCAGTCCGGGATCTCTTCTCCCTCGCGGAACGTTCCCGCCTGCTTAAGAAGAGCATCGACCAGTGTAGTTTTACCGTGGTCAACGTGAGCGATGATAGCAACGTTGCGAATGGGAAGAGTCATAGATAGACCGTAAGGGTTGAAAAGAATCGTAATAAGAGCTTAACAATTCTATCCTAACGGCTTCTGGTTCGGTTGGAAATTTGTTCTGAAATTAAGTTGAAAATTCGATCGCTGATTTCTTTTTCTACAGGCAATACGGAGAGGCGATTGCCTTGCCGGACGACTGCTAATTCTTCGGGTGTAAATGTTTGTCGTAAAATC is part of the Leptolyngbya boryana PCC 6306 genome and harbors:
- the typA gene encoding translational GTPase TypA, with product MTLPIRNVAIIAHVDHGKTTLVDALLKQAGTFREGEEIPDCVMDSNDLERERGITILSKNTAVRYKDTLINIVDTPGHADFGGEVERVLGMVDGCLLIVDANEGPMPQTRFVLKKALEKGLRPIVFVNKIDRPRANPMIAVDKVLDLFIELGADDDQCEFPYLFGSGLSAFAKNTLEEESDDMQPLFDAILRHVPPPVGDASKPLQLQVTTLDYSDYLGRIVIGKIHNGTIRVGQQAAIVTETGEVVKSKISKLMGFEGLKRIEISEATAGNLVAVAGFAGANIGETITDPNDPQALPLIKVDEPTLQMTFSVNDSPFAGQEGTFVTSRQLRDRLFRELETNVALRIEETDSPDKLAVSGRGELHLGILIETMRREGYEFQVSQPQVIFREVNGQPCEPFETLVLDVPEEAVGGCIERLGQRKGEMQDMQVGTNGRTNLEFVIPARGLIGFRGEFMRLTRGEGIMNHSFLEYRKMSGDIEARRNGVLISFEEGTATFYAMQNAEDRGVFFIKPGTKVYKGMILGEHNRPQDLELNVCKAKQLTNHRASGGEELVQLKEPVDMSLERALEYIGPDELLEVTPESIRLRKVAKAKRLAKK